In the genome of Entelurus aequoreus isolate RoL-2023_Sb linkage group LG08, RoL_Eaeq_v1.1, whole genome shotgun sequence, one region contains:
- the LOC133655742 gene encoding guanylyl cyclase C-like isoform X3 — MSYFRPDLDFDTASEKEHEVYMLIKSCWEEDAEKRPDFKKVENCLGKAISKIHNKDNESYMDNLIRRLQMYSRNLEHLVEERTVLYKAERDRADCLNFMLLPGPVVKSLKETGGVEPELYDEVTVYFSDIVGFTTLCQYSTPMEVVDMLNDIYKGFDSILDHHDVYKVETIGDAYMVASGLPRRNGNRHAVDICRMALDILAFMGTFQLRHLPGIPVWIRIGVHSGLCAAGVVGIKMPRYCLFGDTINTASRMESTGHPLRIHVSQPTIDILTRTDCKFEYEMRGETYLKGKGTETTYWLTGETGKDYDLPTPPTTENFQRLQQDLAHMILACLECRSQGSVRRRRTLLSESQDDRTDREPEVEPPEYLHLGTVDNTLSTFL, encoded by the exons ATGTCATACTTCAGGCCAGATCTAGACTTTGACACAGCTTCAGAGAAAGAACACGAA GTGTATATGCTGATAAAAAGTTGTTGGGAAGAGGATGCTGAGAAAAGACCTGACTTTAAGAAGGTAGAAAACTGTTTAGGCAAAGCCATCAG TAAAATTCACAACAAGGACAACGAGAGCTACATGGACAACTTGATTCGCCGGCTGCAGATGTATTCCAGAAACCTGGAGCACCTGGTGGAGGAGAGAACGGTGCTTTACAAAGCCGAGCGGGATCGAGCAGACTGCCTCAACTTCATGCTACTTCCTGG CCCCGTGGTGAAGAGCCTGAAGGAGACGGGCGGAGTGGAGCCTGAGCTGTACGACGAGGTGACCGTTTATTTCAGCGACATCGTAGGCTTTACCACGCTGTGCCAGTACAGCACACCCATGGAGGTCGTCGACATGCTCAATGACATCTACAAGGGCTTCGACAGCATCCTGGACCACCACGACGTCTACAAG GTGGAGACAATAGGCGATGCCTACATGGTGGCCTCCGGTCTCCCAAGGCGAAATGGCAACAGACACGCGGTGGATATCTGCCGCATGGCCTTGGACATTCTGGCCTTCATGGGCACCTTCCAGCTCCGACACCTGCCTGGCATCCCTGTGTGGATCCGCATTGGTGTGCACTCAG GTCTGTGCGCAGCAGGCGTGGTGGGGATAAAGATGCCCAGATATTGTTTATTTGGAGACACTATCAACACGGCGTCCCGCATGGAGTCCACCGGACACC CCCTGCGGATACACGTCAGTCAGCCCACCATTGATATCCTGACCAGGACAGACTGCAAGTTCGAGTACGAGATGAGAGGGGAAACATATCTGAAG GGTAAAGGAACAGAGACCACCTATTGGTTGACGGGTGAGACAGGAAAAGACTATGATCTACCAACTCCACCTACAAC AGAGAACTTCCAGCGGCTCCAGCAGGACCTGGCCCACATGATCCTGGCTTGTCTGGAGTGCCGTTCCCAAGGCTCCGTGCGCAGAAGACGGACACTTTTAAGTGAAAGCCAGGACGACCGCACAGATCGAGAACCTGAGGTGGAACCTCCGGAATATTTGCATCTGGGCACTGTGGATAACACCCTCAGCACATTCTTGTGA
- the LOC133655742 gene encoding guanylyl cyclase C-like isoform X4, whose amino-acid sequence MLRKDLTLRSKIHNKDNESYMDNLIRRLQMYSRNLEHLVEERTVLYKAERDRADCLNFMLLPGPVVKSLKETGGVEPELYDEVTVYFSDIVGFTTLCQYSTPMEVVDMLNDIYKGFDSILDHHDVYKVETIGDAYMVASGLPRRNGNRHAVDICRMALDILAFMGTFQLRHLPGIPVWIRIGVHSGLCAAGVVGIKMPRYCLFGDTINTASRMESTGHPLRIHVSQPTIDILTRTDCKFEYEMRGETYLKGKGTETTYWLTGETGKDYDLPTPPTTENFQRLQQDLAHMILACLECRSQGSVRRRRTLLSESQDDRTDREPEVEPPEYLHLGTVDNTLSTFL is encoded by the exons ATGCTGAGAAAAGACCTGACTTTAAGAAG TAAAATTCACAACAAGGACAACGAGAGCTACATGGACAACTTGATTCGCCGGCTGCAGATGTATTCCAGAAACCTGGAGCACCTGGTGGAGGAGAGAACGGTGCTTTACAAAGCCGAGCGGGATCGAGCAGACTGCCTCAACTTCATGCTACTTCCTGG CCCCGTGGTGAAGAGCCTGAAGGAGACGGGCGGAGTGGAGCCTGAGCTGTACGACGAGGTGACCGTTTATTTCAGCGACATCGTAGGCTTTACCACGCTGTGCCAGTACAGCACACCCATGGAGGTCGTCGACATGCTCAATGACATCTACAAGGGCTTCGACAGCATCCTGGACCACCACGACGTCTACAAG GTGGAGACAATAGGCGATGCCTACATGGTGGCCTCCGGTCTCCCAAGGCGAAATGGCAACAGACACGCGGTGGATATCTGCCGCATGGCCTTGGACATTCTGGCCTTCATGGGCACCTTCCAGCTCCGACACCTGCCTGGCATCCCTGTGTGGATCCGCATTGGTGTGCACTCAG GTCTGTGCGCAGCAGGCGTGGTGGGGATAAAGATGCCCAGATATTGTTTATTTGGAGACACTATCAACACGGCGTCCCGCATGGAGTCCACCGGACACC CCCTGCGGATACACGTCAGTCAGCCCACCATTGATATCCTGACCAGGACAGACTGCAAGTTCGAGTACGAGATGAGAGGGGAAACATATCTGAAG GGTAAAGGAACAGAGACCACCTATTGGTTGACGGGTGAGACAGGAAAAGACTATGATCTACCAACTCCACCTACAAC AGAGAACTTCCAGCGGCTCCAGCAGGACCTGGCCCACATGATCCTGGCTTGTCTGGAGTGCCGTTCCCAAGGCTCCGTGCGCAGAAGACGGACACTTTTAAGTGAAAGCCAGGACGACCGCACAGATCGAGAACCTGAGGTGGAACCTCCGGAATATTTGCATCTGGGCACTGTGGATAACACCCTCAGCACATTCTTGTGA
- the LOC133656383 gene encoding uncharacterized protein LOC133656383, with translation MDGGETYGIAENLVRAFLQEQLGIPGEEVKRIQMERPHRIGRRKEDAKPRPMLVKFTNSKCKDEMLALSRRLKGTKFFMTSQYPIEVVEKRPKKARTEEEEEEEEEEGGRDANAAKPKPTSAGTGGRKFQTKWLYDDAGKKRDWLTVKNNIMFCTVCTTFGKDKKSQASHFVVGCSSMKVESIISHEGTRNHDKNMKIKQAKSAPLHEAPSVQVLTKLSDVNTQKMKLLFRNAHAIAKKGRPITDYVWQCSLDEKKGLSVGKTYRNRETGKLFVKYIAKAAVFWHLASKKYGWRVCFFTY, from the exons atggatggaggagaaACTTACGGCATTGCGGAGAACCTCGTCAGAGCCTTTCTGCAGGAGCAACTCGGCATCCCGGGGGAAGAAGTTAAGAGGATCCAGATGGAGCGACCACACAGGATTGGCAGACGCAAGGAGGATGCTAAACCGAGACCTATGCTTGTAAAGTTTACTAACTCCAAATGCAAAGACGAAATGCTTGCTCTCTCCAGAAGACTGAAAGGTACTAAATTCTTCATGACCAGCCAATATCCAATCGAGGTGGTGGAGAAACGAC CTAAAAAGGCAcggacggaggaggaggaggaggaggaggaggaggaggggggtcgCGATGCGAATGCTGCGAAACCCAAACCGACCAGCGCTGGAACTGGGGGGAGAAAGTTTCAGACGAAGTGGCTATACGACGATGCAGGGAAAAAACGCGACTGGCTGACTGTCAAGAACAACATCATGTTTTGCACTGTGTGCACAACttttggaaaggacaaaaaaagtcaGGCGAGTCACTTTGTTGTGGGCTGCTCCTCGATGAAAGTTGAAAGTATAATATCACATGAAGGCACTCGCAACCAcgacaaaaatatgaaaataaagcaaGCCAAGTCTGCCCCACTCCATGAAGCGCCCTCGGTGCAAGTTCTCACTAAACTCTCGGACGTAAACACCCAGAAGATGAAGCTTCTTTTCCGAAATGCGCACGCCATCGCCAAGAAAGGTCGACCCATCACCGACTACGTCTGGCAATGCAG CTTGGATGAGAAAAAGGGGCTGTCCGTGGGCAAAACCTACAGGAACCGCGAGACCGGCAAGCTCTTTGTAAAGTACATTGCCAAGGCAGCAGTGTTTTGGCATTTGGCGAGTAAAAAATATGGTTGGCGAGTATGTTTTTTCACCTACTAG